A portion of the Patescibacteria group bacterium genome contains these proteins:
- a CDS encoding helix-turn-helix domain-containing protein — MNRLTQNTSVASGITEVAPLGIYTTNETQDILRISESTIKRLLKRGLLRANKVGGQYRILGKEILRLVSPELEREAVRTYLSAKKKVVKKINKW; from the coding sequence ATGAATCGACTGACCCAAAACACCTCTGTCGCAAGCGGTATTACGGAAGTTGCGCCGCTCGGCATCTATACCACCAACGAAACGCAGGACATCCTGCGCATCAGCGAGAGCACGATCAAGCGCCTCCTAAAACGCGGCCTGTTGCGTGCCAACAAAGTGGGTGGCCAGTACCGTATTCTCGGCAAAGAAATCCTTCGCCTCGTCTCTCCAGAACTCGAGCGTGAAGCCGTCCGCACGTATTTGAGCGCGAAGAAGAAGGTCGTGAAGAAGATTAATAAGTGGTAA
- a CDS encoding polysaccharide ABC transporter ATP-binding protein: MQPIIEIKGIGKKYTISHSAGGYIALRDVLANIFKNPFRFAAHKAKTAMGIDTKEAFWALREVDLSINKGEIIGIIGSNGAGKSTLLKILTGITPPTEGEIIMRGRVASLLEVGTGFHPELTGRENIYLNGAILGMTRKEISQKFDAIVAFSGVEKFLDTPVRYYSSGMYVRLAFSVAAHMEPDILLVDEVLAVGDAEFQKKCLGKMEEVVKETGRTILFVSHNMAAVEKLCTKCVLIDGGRVKMVGNTKEVIDFYLHTRKEMSDSDLGARTDRKGSGFVRFNSCEVIEMDQEKHLLRLAIGYVNKTITPYVNAKVSIGIKNAKGEDLSNITNSVLDQKIELKPGKGMIEVEIKHFNLETGEYLLDLFMATDSLNSEILDVVVDAAVINVDNAGFYRTKRLPPVPSKVLFDFRFTQHP, translated from the coding sequence ATGCAACCAATCATCGAAATCAAGGGAATCGGCAAGAAGTACACCATCAGCCACAGCGCGGGCGGTTACATTGCACTGCGCGACGTTCTGGCAAATATTTTTAAAAATCCTTTCCGCTTTGCCGCACACAAAGCAAAAACGGCAATGGGAATAGATACCAAGGAAGCCTTTTGGGCGCTCCGGGAGGTGGATTTATCAATCAACAAAGGTGAGATTATCGGTATCATCGGTTCGAACGGCGCCGGCAAATCCACTCTCTTGAAAATCCTCACCGGTATCACCCCGCCGACTGAAGGCGAGATCATCATGCGCGGACGAGTGGCTTCCCTCCTCGAAGTGGGCACAGGCTTTCACCCTGAACTCACCGGCCGAGAAAATATCTATCTAAACGGAGCGATCTTGGGCATGACTCGGAAAGAAATCTCGCAGAAGTTCGATGCCATCGTCGCCTTCTCCGGCGTAGAAAAATTCCTCGACACGCCAGTGCGATATTACTCGAGCGGCATGTACGTACGCCTGGCGTTCTCCGTCGCAGCACACATGGAGCCCGACATTCTGCTTGTGGATGAAGTGTTGGCTGTTGGTGATGCGGAATTCCAAAAGAAGTGTCTTGGCAAAATGGAAGAAGTGGTGAAGGAAACCGGCCGAACCATCCTCTTCGTGAGCCACAACATGGCGGCCGTCGAAAAGCTCTGTACCAAATGTGTGCTGATTGATGGCGGCCGAGTAAAGATGGTCGGCAACACAAAAGAGGTCATTGATTTCTACCTACACACTCGAAAAGAAATGAGCGACTCTGACCTCGGCGCACGCACAGATCGCAAGGGCAGCGGCTTTGTACGCTTCAACTCGTGCGAAGTCATCGAGATGGACCAAGAGAAGCATTTACTGCGACTCGCCATCGGCTATGTGAATAAAACGATTACGCCGTACGTGAATGCAAAAGTATCCATCGGCATCAAAAATGCGAAAGGCGAAGACCTGTCGAATATCACCAACTCTGTCCTCGATCAGAAGATCGAACTCAAACCCGGAAAAGGCATGATCGAAGTAGAGATCAAACATTTCAACTTGGAAACTGGTGAGTACCTACTTGACCTCTTCATGGCCACCGATAGCCTGAACTCCGAGATCCTCGATGTTGTTGTCGACGCTGCGGTCATCAACGTCGACAATGCCGGCTTCTATCGCACCAAGCGGCTGCCGCCAGTACCAAGCAAGGTGCTGTTCGACTTTAGATTCACCCAGCACCCGTAA
- a CDS encoding glycosyltransferase family 2 protein, translating into MSQTNINTPNLSTLPIAFLIFNRPEYTRKVFEQIRQAKPRQLFIIADGPRTPAESALCEETRAIVADTEIDWPCEVRRNYAEKNLGLKERISSGLNWFFEHVEEGIILEDDCLPHPSFFRFAGEMLKRYRSDERVMMISGDNFLPDVHIETDYAFSKYFPIWGWATWRRAWQQYDVQMKDWERATRNKSDSGDIKMLNELYPEDQKYMRNHMERLFDDIVSGKTNTWDVQWLYACLRSGGFCIIPRKNLVSNIGSEGTHSGGSNQHLATHDLYADGAIVHPATAEGAVAAGMEYDRAFYERSFRPEPFSLKKTVIAIAVKSELLKKLYRLVTRKKA; encoded by the coding sequence ATGTCGCAGACTAATATCAACACGCCAAACCTATCGACCTTGCCGATTGCCTTTCTCATCTTCAATCGCCCGGAATACACTCGCAAGGTATTCGAGCAAATCCGCCAGGCAAAGCCTCGACAGCTCTTCATTATTGCAGATGGTCCACGCACCCCGGCCGAGTCAGCCCTCTGCGAAGAAACAAGAGCGATCGTTGCAGATACGGAGATTGACTGGCCATGCGAAGTCCGTCGCAATTACGCCGAAAAAAACCTTGGCCTGAAAGAGCGTATCTCCTCGGGATTGAATTGGTTTTTTGAACACGTCGAAGAAGGGATTATCCTCGAAGACGACTGTCTACCCCACCCGTCTTTCTTTCGTTTCGCAGGAGAGATGCTCAAGCGGTATCGATCGGATGAGCGAGTGATGATGATCTCTGGCGACAATTTTCTGCCAGATGTGCACATCGAGACCGACTACGCATTTTCAAAATACTTTCCGATCTGGGGCTGGGCGACATGGCGCCGAGCATGGCAGCAGTATGATGTGCAGATGAAGGATTGGGAAAGAGCAACAAGAAACAAGAGCGACTCGGGAGACATAAAGATGCTGAACGAGCTATATCCGGAAGATCAGAAATATATGAGAAATCATATGGAACGTCTCTTTGACGACATCGTATCCGGAAAGACAAACACCTGGGACGTGCAGTGGCTGTATGCCTGTCTGAGGAGTGGCGGCTTTTGTATCATCCCTCGCAAAAATCTGGTATCCAATATCGGCTCAGAAGGGACGCATTCGGGCGGCAGCAACCAGCACCTAGCGACACATGATCTCTACGCGGATGGAGCTATCGTTCATCCGGCAACTGCCGAAGGCGCGGTAGCGGCCGGGATGGAATACGACCGAGCCTTTTACGAACGGAGTTTTCGTCCAGAGCCATTTAGCCTGAAGAAAACAGTCATCGCGATCGCGGTGAAGAGCGAATTACTGAAAAAACTCTACCGCCTTGTGACCCGAAAAAAGGCGTGA
- the murB gene encoding UDP-N-acetylmuramate dehydrogenase, producing the protein MIAIQKNVPLSSLTTFRVGGDAAYFCEVRTPVELAEASALFVKNRQTYGSFFILGEGSNTLALDGGYAGLAVRVLIKGVKWKEIVDAAACDKVEVVSGGGEHWDDLVGLTVGKGYYGLENLSGIPGTVGAAPVQNIGAYGAEVKDCISFVEAFHFETGETRMFTPEECCFGYRDSFFKSVEGRLWVITKVGFLLDKKGRVNIGYKDLKTRFTERYSSQVSLAEVRDAVLEIRKQKLPDISLLGTAGSFFKNPIIRAELYKELQEEYPAMPGFVESDGRVKVPLAWVLDNVCGLKGWKNANGRVGLYEKQPLALVNFGGATAAEVADAAEMVALAVKEKTGIEIEWEVQKLGA; encoded by the coding sequence ATGATCGCGATCCAAAAAAACGTTCCTTTGAGCAGCCTGACAACGTTTCGCGTTGGCGGTGACGCTGCATATTTCTGTGAAGTGCGGACGCCGGTGGAGCTTGCGGAAGCATCGGCGCTGTTTGTGAAGAACCGGCAAACGTATGGCAGTTTTTTCATCCTCGGCGAAGGTTCGAATACGCTCGCACTCGACGGTGGCTATGCTGGTCTCGCGGTCCGCGTGCTGATCAAGGGCGTGAAGTGGAAAGAGATTGTCGATGCTGCTGCGTGCGACAAGGTGGAGGTGGTGTCCGGCGGCGGGGAGCACTGGGATGATCTTGTTGGACTCACTGTGGGCAAGGGCTATTATGGCTTGGAAAATTTGTCGGGGATTCCTGGGACGGTCGGTGCCGCGCCAGTACAAAATATCGGCGCGTATGGTGCGGAGGTGAAGGATTGCATTTCTTTTGTTGAAGCGTTTCACTTTGAGACCGGTGAGACGCGGATGTTTACGCCCGAAGAGTGCTGTTTCGGGTATCGGGACAGTTTTTTCAAGAGTGTTGAGGGCCGCTTGTGGGTGATCACGAAGGTAGGTTTTTTGCTCGACAAAAAAGGCCGCGTCAATATTGGCTACAAGGATCTGAAGACGCGATTTACTGAGCGATATTCGAGCCAAGTGTCGCTCGCGGAGGTGCGCGATGCTGTTTTGGAGATTCGCAAGCAAAAGTTGCCGGATATTTCGCTGCTTGGTACGGCCGGTTCGTTTTTCAAAAATCCAATCATCCGCGCGGAGCTGTACAAGGAGCTGCAGGAGGAGTATCCGGCCATGCCGGGCTTTGTGGAGAGTGATGGGCGAGTGAAAGTGCCGCTGGCGTGGGTGCTCGACAACGTGTGTGGGCTGAAGGGATGGAAAAATGCGAATGGCCGCGTCGGACTCTACGAAAAGCAGCCGCTCGCGCTGGTGAATTTTGGCGGCGCGACGGCTGCCGAAGTGGCCGACGCGGCCGAAATGGTCGCCCTGGCCGTGAAAGAGAAGACCGGTATCGAGATCGAGTGGGAAGTGCAAAAGCTTGGGGCGTAG
- a CDS encoding class I SAM-dependent methyltransferase codes for MIKKTLKAVNNCLDSTLGFRIMPVKTASSVGLVFNTSKKTDPKEYSAVSGIEGIIPPCQIEVYFRALNNYVKEGDRVLDVGFGTGYGLVLLGNKATEVYGADVDKKAYDYCQRVLAGKHPKLKKLSLYDGYKLDYPDNYFDMITCVEVLEHVEDYHRFLDEVLRVSKRGVFLTTPNKRPEYTKADGTPKNYWHLREWTFAELDAITRKHGEVEWNCVNGPFEGPFTITKTEQADTLDLALFIKKAAK; via the coding sequence ATGATCAAAAAAACCCTAAAAGCAGTCAATAATTGTCTAGACAGCACGCTCGGATTCCGGATCATGCCGGTGAAAACGGCGAGTTCGGTTGGCCTGGTTTTTAACACGTCGAAAAAGACCGATCCGAAGGAATACTCGGCTGTCTCGGGAATCGAAGGAATCATTCCACCGTGCCAGATCGAGGTGTATTTTCGTGCCCTCAATAATTATGTGAAGGAGGGCGACCGTGTGCTCGATGTCGGATTTGGCACCGGCTATGGACTGGTGCTTTTGGGGAACAAAGCGACTGAGGTGTATGGCGCCGATGTCGATAAGAAAGCCTACGACTATTGCCAACGCGTACTTGCCGGCAAGCATCCAAAGTTGAAAAAACTCTCTTTGTACGATGGCTATAAACTCGACTATCCTGACAATTATTTTGACATGATCACCTGTGTGGAAGTGTTGGAGCACGTGGAGGACTACCATCGCTTCCTCGACGAAGTGTTGCGTGTCTCGAAGCGCGGCGTCTTCTTGACTACACCGAACAAGCGACCAGAGTACACCAAGGCCGATGGCACGCCGAAGAATTATTGGCATTTGCGCGAGTGGACATTTGCTGAATTGGATGCGATCACCCGAAAGCACGGCGAAGTGGAGTGGAATTGCGTCAACGGACCATTCGAAGGACCATTCACGATCACAAAAACTGAGCAGGCGGATACGCTCGACCTCGCGCTGTTCATCAAGAAGGCGGCGAAGTAA
- a CDS encoding O-antigen ligase family protein has protein sequence MNTEYIAKWVARAGMFLLLIVPFVVADGMLFPNSFFPFITGKAFVFRFLVEVILAAWLVLAFVDEQYRPRSSWIARAVGVFILVMFIADLGSENPFKSFWSNFERMEGFVTLIHLGALFLVAGSLLKTEALWNRFWQSSLVASVLMAAYGLFQLEGWALIHQGSTRLDASLGNSAYLAAYMIFHVFIALFLLLRYVKKYAGTSQWSAWLPSLYGAAALLDLTVLYHTATRGALIGTALGLTVIAVGLAAFEKEQKVLRNIGIGALIAIVLGISALFIGKNSDFVKKSEVLSRFSSLATFDVSSIAQGEGKSRFKIWNMAWEGVKERPILGWGQESFNYLFYKHYSPEMYDQEPWFDRAHNVFLDWLVAGGFLGLLSYLAIFAALITLVWKKHMPFSLPERLTLIALVVAYFIHNIFVFDQLVSYLYFFLVLAYIHALYHHTREGQGETKVGIWWKAHRQTLEDAGVPVVLVLFVAVVWAVNWSGFAQATRLIDAISPQKEGLAKNIEMFKDVLDRRSMGLYESRERLAEIAVQMSRANVDQLQKTEVFNLAYAELKKQLEETPNDVRYLYFVSSFLSSYQRYSEALPHALKAVELSPKKQMLLINLGGIYLNIGQVKEALAAYKTAFDLAPKYEEARLSYAVAAVYAGDEALQKQLLEPVYGTTLMTDQRFLQAYVNTKQPQKAIRALSALVAATVPDDLQLRLKLASLYLQTGDKAGAIVQVKRAGELHPEFAQEVPAYLKEIANYKGN, from the coding sequence ATGAATACTGAATATATTGCAAAATGGGTGGCTCGCGCAGGCATGTTCCTGCTTCTGATCGTACCTTTCGTCGTGGCCGATGGCATGCTCTTCCCGAATTCCTTCTTTCCATTTATCACCGGCAAAGCTTTCGTTTTTCGTTTTTTGGTGGAAGTGATTCTTGCGGCATGGCTCGTCCTCGCCTTTGTCGATGAACAATATCGCCCGCGCTCGTCCTGGATCGCGCGGGCTGTCGGCGTCTTCATCCTCGTCATGTTCATTGCCGACCTCGGCAGTGAAAATCCGTTCAAAAGTTTCTGGTCCAACTTCGAGCGCATGGAAGGCTTCGTCACGCTCATTCACCTCGGCGCCCTTTTCCTTGTGGCCGGTTCGCTGCTCAAAACCGAGGCTTTGTGGAACCGTTTCTGGCAGAGCTCTCTCGTGGCGAGCGTGCTCATGGCGGCGTACGGCCTGTTTCAGCTCGAGGGTTGGGCGTTGATTCATCAGGGCAGTACGCGCCTCGATGCGTCACTTGGTAATTCCGCCTATCTCGCGGCCTACATGATTTTCCACGTGTTCATTGCGCTTTTCCTCTTGCTTCGCTACGTAAAAAAATACGCCGGCACTTCTCAGTGGTCGGCTTGGTTGCCTTCGCTCTATGGTGCAGCTGCCTTGCTCGACCTCACCGTCCTATATCACACCGCTACTCGTGGCGCCCTCATCGGTACCGCTCTTGGACTTACAGTGATCGCTGTTGGCTTGGCGGCTTTTGAAAAGGAACAGAAAGTCCTCCGCAATATCGGTATTGGTGCGCTCATTGCGATTGTGTTGGGTATCAGCGCCCTCTTCATTGGCAAAAATAGCGATTTCGTGAAGAAGAGCGAAGTACTTTCGCGTTTCAGCAGCTTGGCGACCTTCGATGTTTCCTCGATCGCGCAGGGCGAAGGGAAGTCCCGATTCAAGATTTGGAATATGGCCTGGGAAGGCGTGAAGGAGCGTCCGATTCTTGGTTGGGGACAGGAGAGTTTTAATTACCTTTTCTACAAACACTACTCCCCGGAGATGTATGACCAAGAGCCATGGTTCGACCGTGCGCACAATGTGTTTCTCGATTGGCTGGTGGCCGGCGGCTTTCTTGGCTTGCTATCATATCTCGCGATATTTGCTGCGCTCATTACGCTGGTCTGGAAAAAGCACATGCCATTCAGCTTGCCGGAACGGCTGACACTCATAGCTTTGGTGGTCGCATATTTTATCCACAATATTTTCGTGTTTGATCAGCTCGTGAGCTACCTCTACTTCTTCCTCGTGCTCGCGTACATCCACGCGCTGTATCATCACACTCGCGAGGGGCAGGGCGAGACGAAGGTCGGGATCTGGTGGAAGGCACATCGCCAAACGCTCGAAGATGCCGGCGTGCCTGTGGTGCTCGTACTGTTTGTTGCGGTCGTCTGGGCGGTGAATTGGAGCGGCTTCGCGCAGGCGACTCGTCTCATCGATGCCATCTCTCCACAAAAAGAGGGGTTGGCAAAAAATATCGAAATGTTTAAGGATGTTCTCGACCGTCGATCGATGGGGTTGTATGAATCTCGCGAACGCCTTGCTGAAATAGCGGTGCAGATGAGCCGTGCAAATGTCGATCAGCTGCAGAAGACAGAAGTATTCAATTTGGCATATGCTGAACTCAAGAAGCAGCTCGAAGAGACTCCAAATGATGTGCGCTATCTCTACTTCGTGTCTTCTTTCTTGTCGTCGTACCAGCGATATTCAGAGGCTTTGCCACACGCGCTAAAAGCGGTGGAATTGTCGCCAAAGAAACAGATGTTGTTGATAAATCTCGGCGGTATTTATCTCAATATCGGGCAGGTAAAGGAAGCCTTGGCGGCATACAAGACGGCGTTCGACCTTGCTCCAAAATATGAAGAAGCACGATTGTCGTATGCGGTCGCAGCGGTATATGCAGGTGACGAGGCGTTGCAGAAACAGTTGCTCGAGCCGGTATACGGCACAACGCTCATGACTGATCAACGTTTCTTGCAGGCATATGTTAATACAAAACAGCCGCAAAAGGCGATTCGTGCGCTCAGCGCGTTGGTTGCAGCTACGGTGCCAGATGATTTGCAACTTCGGCTCAAGCTCGCTTCGTTGTATTTGCAGACTGGCGACAAGGCCGGAGCGATTGTCCAGGTGAAAAGGGCTGGCGAACTGCATCCGGAATTTGCTCAGGAAGTGCCGGCGTATTTGAAGGAGATTGCGAACTACAAAGGGAATTAG
- a CDS encoding ABC transporter permease, which produces MPTSTETIENIIRPKKTFSLYDFREVWNYRELLAFFTWRDLKVRYKQTAIGALWAIFQPFITMVVFSVFFGTLAQIPSDNVPYPIFVYVGLLFWQFFSGALSDTSNVLISNQAIITKVYFPRLILPLSSVTTKFVDFAIAAFILAGMMIYYGYVPELASIAVIPLLLIITFMAAVGGGLFLAAINVKYRDVRFVLPFFIQTLLFVTPVIYPASIAGKYSWLLALNPMMGVIQTARATLLGTAPINWELVSISFAACLVLLVIGTVYFKKVERYFADVI; this is translated from the coding sequence ATGCCCACCTCAACAGAGACCATCGAAAATATCATTCGGCCAAAAAAGACATTTAGCCTTTATGATTTTCGTGAGGTTTGGAATTATCGCGAGCTCCTTGCTTTCTTCACGTGGCGCGACCTGAAGGTGCGCTACAAGCAGACAGCAATCGGTGCACTCTGGGCGATCTTCCAGCCGTTCATTACGATGGTGGTGTTTAGCGTCTTCTTCGGCACACTGGCTCAAATCCCTTCTGACAACGTCCCTTACCCAATCTTCGTGTATGTTGGCCTACTCTTCTGGCAATTCTTCTCTGGCGCACTGAGCGACACAAGCAACGTACTCATTTCAAACCAGGCCATCATCACCAAAGTGTATTTTCCACGCTTGATTCTGCCGCTCTCTTCAGTGACCACCAAATTCGTCGACTTCGCCATTGCCGCTTTTATTCTCGCCGGCATGATGATCTACTACGGATACGTGCCGGAGCTTGCAAGTATTGCCGTGATTCCACTCTTACTCATCATCACCTTTATGGCCGCGGTCGGCGGCGGGCTCTTCCTCGCGGCGATCAACGTGAAGTATCGCGATGTGCGTTTCGTGTTGCCCTTTTTCATTCAAACCCTCCTCTTTGTGACACCGGTTATCTATCCAGCGAGTATTGCTGGAAAATACTCCTGGCTACTCGCACTCAACCCGATGATGGGTGTCATCCAAACAGCACGCGCAACTTTGTTGGGCACAGCGCCCATCAATTGGGAGTTGGTGTCAATCTCTTTCGCTGCCTGCCTCGTGCTCCTCGTGATCGGTACCGTATATTTCAAAAAGGTCGAGCGCTACTTTGCCGACGTGATCTAG
- the asnB gene encoding asparagine synthase (glutamine-hydrolyzing) has protein sequence MCGILGITGANIETYDDRMLGSMLDTLAKRGPDDKGIARYNRCVLAQTRLSIIDLSGGHQPMRDNANNLTVTFNGEIYNYRELRSVLQKKGHTFSTNSDTEVILKAYQEYGAECPKHLDGMFAFAIWDDEKQQLFLARDRFGKKPLYYAYDQNGALIFASEIKAIFASGKIKGVLNPAAIDDYLTLMYIPPWKTTYKNIYTLPPASCATLDFQNTNTEDRLVISQYWKLEKTVPNGTDTKTLTYAEAKEGVRRLLTDAVRKRMIADVEIGSFLSGGVDSTLVTHLAQSFSKTPIKTFSIGYQNYINELPFALEASQKIGTEHYPLQAKDDAVGELRSALAYFDEPHADSSDFPQFLLSRSTAEKVKVALSGDGADELFLGYGWYTRHKHLSYRKNFIEKVFLSPFAGYIRAISVFSSSEKRRLWKKQPGSSNEGGGIINTQVAHSTLSSARKINLFDLTTYLPGLLLVKADRAGMMNSLEVRSPFLDHKLAEFVYNLPDEYKTDGSTYKRILKDLLGEVMPQEFVHRRKQGFGAPVKKWLREGAFKTEVEKTLSDPKAEIFSMMNKEAVEALLHRFYVEGKDEYHYKIWVLYCLEIWLQSHKKYHVAD, from the coding sequence ATGTGCGGAATCCTGGGCATTACCGGCGCAAACATTGAGACATACGACGACCGAATGCTCGGCTCGATGCTCGACACACTAGCCAAGAGAGGTCCAGACGACAAGGGGATCGCGCGATACAACCGATGTGTCCTAGCGCAAACACGACTCTCGATCATCGATCTTTCTGGCGGACATCAGCCGATGCGGGACAACGCAAATAACCTCACCGTAACTTTCAACGGCGAGATCTATAATTATCGCGAGCTGCGCAGTGTGCTTCAAAAAAAAGGTCATACTTTCTCGACCAATTCAGACACCGAGGTGATTTTGAAAGCCTACCAAGAATACGGGGCTGAGTGTCCGAAACATCTCGACGGCATGTTTGCTTTCGCTATTTGGGATGATGAAAAGCAGCAGCTTTTTTTGGCACGAGATCGATTTGGGAAAAAGCCATTATATTATGCGTACGACCAAAACGGTGCGTTGATATTCGCCTCAGAAATCAAGGCAATCTTCGCATCGGGGAAAATAAAGGGCGTACTCAATCCAGCCGCCATCGACGACTATCTCACCTTGATGTACATCCCGCCATGGAAAACTACCTACAAAAATATTTACACCTTACCACCGGCGTCTTGTGCAACTTTGGATTTTCAGAATACAAACACTGAAGATCGTTTGGTGATTTCTCAGTACTGGAAACTTGAAAAAACCGTACCGAACGGAACCGACACAAAAACACTGACATACGCTGAGGCAAAGGAGGGCGTCCGAAGACTACTCACCGATGCAGTGCGCAAGCGCATGATCGCCGACGTAGAGATCGGTTCCTTCCTCTCTGGCGGCGTAGACTCCACGCTGGTCACCCACCTCGCACAATCTTTTTCCAAGACCCCAATCAAGACTTTTTCAATCGGGTACCAAAACTATATCAACGAACTCCCCTTCGCCCTCGAGGCTTCTCAGAAGATCGGTACCGAACATTACCCCCTACAAGCCAAAGATGACGCTGTTGGCGAGCTCCGTAGTGCCCTCGCATATTTTGACGAACCACACGCCGACTCATCGGACTTCCCTCAGTTTCTTCTCTCCCGCTCTACCGCTGAGAAAGTGAAGGTGGCACTTTCTGGTGACGGCGCAGACGAACTCTTCCTGGGCTATGGTTGGTACACTCGACACAAGCATCTGTCGTACCGAAAGAATTTTATTGAGAAAGTATTTCTGAGCCCATTTGCTGGATACATACGAGCAATCAGCGTATTCAGTTCATCTGAAAAAAGACGACTGTGGAAGAAACAACCTGGCAGCAGCAATGAAGGTGGCGGTATCATCAATACACAAGTCGCGCATTCGACCCTCTCATCCGCCCGAAAGATCAACCTCTTCGACCTCACCACCTACCTCCCTGGCCTCCTTTTGGTGAAAGCCGACCGAGCCGGCATGATGAACTCACTCGAAGTGCGCTCGCCCTTCCTCGACCACAAGCTGGCGGAATTCGTGTACAACCTACCCGATGAATACAAAACCGATGGATCGACATACAAACGCATCCTCAAGGACCTGCTCGGCGAGGTGATGCCGCAGGAATTCGTTCATCGTCGCAAGCAAGGCTTTGGTGCACCGGTGAAGAAATGGCTAAGAGAAGGCGCATTTAAAACCGAAGTGGAGAAGACGCTATCCGACCCAAAGGCGGAGATCTTTTCAATGATGAACAAAGAAGCGGTCGAGGCATTGCTTCACCGATTCTACGTCGAGGGTAAAGATGAATATCATTACAAGATCTGGGTACTGTACTGCCTGGAAATCTGGCTACAGTCTCACAAAAAATACCATGTCGCAGACTAA